In Chlorocebus sabaeus isolate Y175 chromosome 5, mChlSab1.0.hap1, whole genome shotgun sequence, one genomic interval encodes:
- the PRRT2 gene encoding proline-rich transmembrane protein 2 isoform X2 has protein sequence MAASSSEVSEMKGVEESPEVPGKGPGHSEAETGPPQVLAGVPDQPEAPQPGPDTTAALVDSGPKAGLAPETPETPAGASETAQATDLSLSPGGESKANCSPEQPCQETVSKPEVSKEATADQGSRLESAAPPEPAPEPAPQPDPQPDSQPTPKPAIQPALPTQEDPTPEILSESVEEKQENGAVVPLQAGDGEEGPAPEPHSPPSKKSPPANGAPPRVLQQLVEEDRMGRAHSGHPGSPRGSLSRHPSSQLAGPGVEGGEGTQKPRDYIILAILSCFCPMWPVNIVAFAYAVMSRNSLQQGDVDGAQRLGRVAKLLSIVALVGGVLIIIASCVINLGVYK, from the exons ATGGCAGCCAGCAGCTCCGAGGTCTCTGAGATGAAGGGGGTTGAGGAGAGTCCCGAGGTTCCAGGCAAAGGGCCTGGCCATTCTGAAGCTGAAACTGGCCCTCCCCAGGTCCTAGCAGGGGTACCAGACCAGCCAGAGGCCCCGCAGCCAGGCCCAGACACCACTGCAGCCCTTGTGGACTCAGGGCCCAAGGCTGGGCTGGCTCCAGAAACCCCAGAGACCCCGGCTGGGGCCTCAGAAACAGCCCAGGCCACAGACCtcagcttaagcccaggaggggAATCAAAGGCCAACTGCAGCCCCGAACAGCCATGCCAAGAAACAGTGTCTAAACCAGAAGTGAGCAAAGAGGCCACTGCAGACCAGgggtccaggctggagtctgcAGCCCCACCTGAACCAGCCCCAGAGCCTGCTCCGCAGCCAGACCCCCAGCCAGATTCCCAGCCCACCCCCAAGCCAGCCATTCAACCAGCGCTGCCTACCCAGGAGGACCCCACCCCTGAGATTCTGTCTGAGAGTGTGGAGGAAAAGCAAGAGAATGGGGCAGTGGTGCCCCTGCAGGCTGGTGATGGGGAAGAGGGCCCAGCCCCTGAGCCTCACTCGCCACCCTCAAAAAAATCCCCCCCAGCTAATGGGGCTCCCCCCCGAGTGCTGCAGCAGTTGGTTGAGGAGGATCGAATGGGAAGGGCGCACAGTGGGCATCCAGGATCTCCCCGAGGTAGCCTGAGCCGCCACCCCAGCTCCCAGCTGGCAGGTCCTGGGGTGGAGGGGGGTGAAGGCACCCAGAAACCTCGGGACTACATCATCCTTGCCATCCTGTCCTGCTTCTGCCCCATGTGGCCTGTCAACATCGTGGCCTTCGCTTATGCTGTCATG TCCCGGAACAGCCTGCAGCAGGGGGACGTGGACGGGGCCCAGCGTCTGGGCCGTGTGGCCAAGCTCTTAAGCATCGTGGCACTGGTGGGGGGAGTCCTCATCATCATCGCCTCCTGCGTCATCAACTTAGGCG TGTATAAGTGA
- the PRRT2 gene encoding proline-rich transmembrane protein 2 isoform X1, giving the protein MAASSSEVSEMKGVEESPEVPGKGPGHSEAETGPPQVLAGVPDQPEAPQPGPDTTAALVDSGPKAGLAPETPETPAGASETAQATDLSLSPGGESKANCSPEQPCQETVSKPEVSKEATADQGSRLESAAPPEPAPEPAPQPDPQPDSQPTPKPAIQPALPTQEDPTPEILSESVEEKQENGAVVPLQAGDGEEGPAPEPHSPPSKKSPPANGAPPRVLQQLVEEDRMGRAHSGHPGSPRGSLSRHPSSQLAGPGVEGGEGTQKPRDYIILAILSCFCPMWPVNIVAFAYAVMSRNSLQQGDVDGAQRLGRVAKLLSIVALVGGVLIIIASCVINLGGEWGLGTGRGGMEGLARAALLTPAPALSCLSSLPLLCLSLSPPPPCLSFPLLSHSV; this is encoded by the exons ATGGCAGCCAGCAGCTCCGAGGTCTCTGAGATGAAGGGGGTTGAGGAGAGTCCCGAGGTTCCAGGCAAAGGGCCTGGCCATTCTGAAGCTGAAACTGGCCCTCCCCAGGTCCTAGCAGGGGTACCAGACCAGCCAGAGGCCCCGCAGCCAGGCCCAGACACCACTGCAGCCCTTGTGGACTCAGGGCCCAAGGCTGGGCTGGCTCCAGAAACCCCAGAGACCCCGGCTGGGGCCTCAGAAACAGCCCAGGCCACAGACCtcagcttaagcccaggaggggAATCAAAGGCCAACTGCAGCCCCGAACAGCCATGCCAAGAAACAGTGTCTAAACCAGAAGTGAGCAAAGAGGCCACTGCAGACCAGgggtccaggctggagtctgcAGCCCCACCTGAACCAGCCCCAGAGCCTGCTCCGCAGCCAGACCCCCAGCCAGATTCCCAGCCCACCCCCAAGCCAGCCATTCAACCAGCGCTGCCTACCCAGGAGGACCCCACCCCTGAGATTCTGTCTGAGAGTGTGGAGGAAAAGCAAGAGAATGGGGCAGTGGTGCCCCTGCAGGCTGGTGATGGGGAAGAGGGCCCAGCCCCTGAGCCTCACTCGCCACCCTCAAAAAAATCCCCCCCAGCTAATGGGGCTCCCCCCCGAGTGCTGCAGCAGTTGGTTGAGGAGGATCGAATGGGAAGGGCGCACAGTGGGCATCCAGGATCTCCCCGAGGTAGCCTGAGCCGCCACCCCAGCTCCCAGCTGGCAGGTCCTGGGGTGGAGGGGGGTGAAGGCACCCAGAAACCTCGGGACTACATCATCCTTGCCATCCTGTCCTGCTTCTGCCCCATGTGGCCTGTCAACATCGTGGCCTTCGCTTATGCTGTCATG TCCCGGAACAGCCTGCAGCAGGGGGACGTGGACGGGGCCCAGCGTCTGGGCCGTGTGGCCAAGCTCTTAAGCATCGTGGCACTGGTGGGGGGAGTCCTCATCATCATCGCCTCCTGCGTCATCAACTTAGGCGGTGAGTGGGGGCTTGGGACAGGCAGGGGAGGAATGGAAGGGTTGGCAAGGGCAGCTTTACTAACCCCTGCCCCTGCTCTCTCCTGTCTGTCCTCCTTACCTCTCCTTTGTCTCTCCttgtctccccctcccccctgtctgtccttccctctcctctcccacaGTGTATAA
- the PAGR1 gene encoding PAXIP1-associated glutamate-rich protein 1: protein MSLARGHGDTAATTAAPLSEEGEVTSGLQALAVEDTGGPSASAGKAEDEEEGGREETEREGSGEEEAQGEVPSAGREEPAEEDSDDWCVPCSDEEVELPADGQPWMPPPSEIQRLYELLAAHGTLELQAEILPRRPPTPEAQSEEERSDEEPEAKEEEEEKPHMPTEFDFDDEPVTPKDSLIDRRRTPGSSARSQKREARLDKVLSDMKRHKKLEEQILRTGRDLFSLDSEDPSPASPPLRSSGSSLFPRQRKY from the exons ATGTCCCTTGCTCGGGGCCATGGAGACACTGCGGCCACCACGGCGGCGCCTCTGTCTGAAGAAGGGGAAGTGACCTCCGGCCTCCAGGCTCTGGCCGTGGAGGATACCGGAGGCCCCTCTGCCTCGGCCGGTAAGGCCGAGGACGAGGAGGAAGGAGGCCGAGAGGAGACTGAGCGTGAGGGGTCCGGGGAAGAGGAGGCGCAGGGAGAAGTCCCTAGCGCCGGTAGGGAAGAGCCTGCGGAGGAGGACTCCGATGACTGGTGCGTGCCCTGCAGCGACGAGGAGGTGGAGCTGCCCGCAGATGGGCAGCCCTGGATGCCCCCGCCCTCCGAAATCCAGCGGCTCTATGAACTGCTGGCTGCCCACGGTACCCTGGAGCTGCAGGCCGAGATCCTGCCCCGCCGGCCTCCCACGCCGGAGGCCCAGAGCGAAGAGGAGAGATCCGATGAGGAGCCGGAGgccaaagaagaggaagaggaaaa ACCACACATGCCCACGGAATTTGATTTTGATGATGAACCAGTGACACCAAAGGACTCCCTGATTGACCGGAGACGCACCCCAG GAAGCTCAGCCCGGAGCCAGAAACGGGAGGCCCGCCTGGACAAAGTGCTGTCGGACATGAAGAGACACAAGAAGCTGGAGGAGCAGATCCTTCGTACTGGGAGAGACCTCTTCAGCCTGGACTCGGAAGACCCCAGCCCTGCCAGCCCCCCACTCCGATCCTCCGGGAGTAGTCTCTTCCCTCGGCAGCGGAAGTACTGA